CGTCCACTAGGTACGCTAGTGAGGCTAaagcgaagaagaagaagaaagacgaCGGGTGCTCGTGAGGCTTCTGATGCAAGTCGTTTGACAAGTTGTTGGTGGGAAATgccatttttaattgtttttatttattgtatccTTTATCATCCTGAACTTCCTACTTATAATTCAATAGCCTTAAAGTGAACGTATACGGGTCGCAGTGTTTAGCCGTTTAAGTGGCTGGTCGCACATTTAACGGCCGGGCTAGACGTCACGCTTGCTTTTGTGTCAACAGGGGGCAGTGTTGTATGACTTTGCAGTATTGAACAAGACTCGTCTTACTTGAAATCCTTTGGGGGTCGTTTAATTTCGAAAATTTGGCCAGCAAATACAAGCGAATGTTTCAACTAACTTACAGAGAAGCGCTTCCCCTGTTTGTCAAATtaataaaaacaggtggattttgcccgTTCAAATCATACAATTCAAATCAAACGAAACAATCGTAACAGCCAACTTACGTGCGCTTTGCATTGTGCTTTTCCAGCGATGCGGACGCAGGGGCCCCGTCCTCTGGTGGAGGTGGTCCGCCTGGGCCTGCTGCCCTACCGGGAGGCTCTAGGTGTCCAAGAGGCGTACATCAAGCGGTGCCAGGCGGGCGCCGGCGCCTTCCACGCGCTGCTGCTGTGCCAGAACCCGCCCGTCTACACCACCGGCATCCGGCATAAGGGCCGCCCCCCTGCCGAGCTGGAGCGCCTGTGTCTGCTGGGGGCGGAGGTCCACAACACCAACCGAGGAGGTCTGATCACCTTCCACGGCCCAGGACAGCTGGTCTGCTACCCGGTCCTGCACCTGGGCGCCTTCAAGAAGGTCCGTCCGAAATGAGCGTTCCCGGGGGCGCGGCGAGAACGCCTGATGACGCTTGAAGTCTTCTTGCGCAGAGCGTCCGCTGGTACGTGTCCCGGCTGGAGCAGACGGCCATTTTGGCCTGCGCGAGCTTGGGCGTGGAGGCATCCGTGGCTCCTCACACCGGGGTTTGGGTCGGAGACAACAAGATCTGCGCTATCGGTACGTCCGCCTTTCCGAGTCTGCCGCCCGCCCTGCCGTTAACTTGCCCTCTACCGTTTTAGGCATCCGCTGCTCTCGCTACGTGACGTCGCACGGCCTGGCGCTCAACTGCGACACCGACTTGACGTGGTTCGGTCACATTGTCCCATGCGGCCTGGAGGGGAAGGGCGTGACCTCGCTGAGCGCCGAACTGCGGCGCCGCCTGACCGTGGAGGAGGCCGTCCCGCACGTGCTGCGCGCGTTCGCCCGCAACTTTGGCTGCCAGCTGCTGGACGACGGCCGCGCGGCGCTCGGCGGCTGAAGCGATACACTGGAAAAGGTCGACGCCGGTTCAAATCCAAATCCATCTGGAGCAGGGCTGGGAAATGAATTTTGAGAGAAAGTGAGCTGGGCCAACAAAGAGCAGACTGCCTTGTCTGGATAAATTGCTACGCATGTACAATATGTTGTGTGTATTGTTGCAGTTTGGAAAGTAAAAATCGCTACGCATGTACAATATGCCGTGTATTGTTGCAGTTAGGAAAAGGAAAATTAAAGACCAAAATCATATAAGGTCATTGAAGAAGAAATGATCATTAGTGTTCATGTTGCACACCAACTGCCAACGCGTTTGAGCCGTTCCTCATCAGGACTCCCAAACCTAGAGAAACGCATCAACAATGCTATAGGATGATGCAATGACGACTTCAAGATACAGCCGATGTGCACCGTGCCGTACCGACAGACATCTGCATACTGTGCCCGATCCCACTCGCatccagggagggagggagggacggagggaggaagggagggatgggttgagtgagtgagtgagtgagtgagtgagtgagtgagtgagtgagtgagtgagtgagtgagtgagtgagtgagtggctcgctcgctcagtgagtggctcgctcgctcgctcactcggtTAGCCTGCCTTCGGCGTGGCGCAAGGACACTTTTCGGCCGCCGGGGGGCGCTTCCTCTCTCCTCCTTCCCCCGGCTAGGGTGGTCTGCTGCAGCCAGGCGGGCGGCGAACTCCGGACGGGGGAGACGAGGTTCACGCAGAGGGAGGAGGCCCAGGATGGCGGTGGCAGCTACGGACATTTTCGGCGCTCGTTACCCGGACGAGTCGTCGGATAGCGAACCGGAGCAAGAACCGGGCACCCCGCAAAAGCTCATCCGGAAAGTGTCCACTTCCGGTCAGATCCGCAGCAAGGTGAGCGCCGCTCGAGTACAAACCGAAGCCCCGTGCCGAAACGCGTCAACGTGTGCGAGCGCTTCGCCTAGGAGCATTCACGCTTCaaatggtgggcagcttagcGCGCGTTGCTCCTTGACGTTACGTGGCTGTTTCCGAACGCAGCAAACTCCTCCGTCCCGTCCCATCCCATCCCGGCCCGACCCGTCCCATCCCATCACTCGTGTAGAAAGTCCGCTCGGCTCTGATTCTGCTCGTTCCGGCCACCGGTGTCGCGAAGGGGGATCCCATGCAGCGCTGTTTTAACCCCCTTATATATCCACCTTTGGGCTCCGACAAAAGCGTGCAAACTCGCGATAACACTTGAAATGAGTTAGCAGCCGCCAGGCTAGTCAATCCCATGCAAGTGCAGAGTTTAGCAATTAAGAGACTCGACTGGCGCTCCAGTTGTGTTGGTGGGTGGCGGGCAGCAAATGCAAGAAAATGCCGGAGAAATGAGTCGTAGCGGCCAGCCGGAGGCCCGAAGCACAGCCTCGTCCTTTCCTGCTCCGCTAGCGTCTGGAAGTCCCGACTCCCCACGCTGTAGCAACGTTTGACTTTGCTGAGTGACTCGTCACGTCAAGCGCATTTCCGAGGCTGTCGGGTTCGGCCGGGCGGGGAGAACCTGAGCAAACACATTACGAAATGAGCCAATCAGGGAAGAGTGGacccgccgcgccgcgccgcgccgacGCAAAATAGTACTAATAAAACTTGCCCGCACATCACAGATATTAATGACATCGCTCGGCCTTGCTGCAATAGATGTCGAGTGGTCAACATTTAACACACAAAGTAACCCGAGAAAACTTGGACAGACCGACCGCACTGTAGTCCATTTCCATCTGTTGCTGATGGGGAGAAGCAAAATACCTCTTGGAGTCAACGGCAAACACCTTGTTATTTACAATGACCATCCGGAGGCAAGGTGTGTGTGAAACGTCTCGCCCGAGGACATTTGACGGAACGGGCTTCGAACCGCCGCCCTTCTGCTCTACTGCTTGAGCCACCCACCGCTATTGGTGGCAAAGTGCACTTTTGCTTCAGACCAATACCGGACTGGAAAAAAGCCGCTCTTAATTAGCTCTAGCCGGACGGGCCGGTACGATAGCAGTTATGGGACTTCATCGGCGAGGCGTGAACTTGTGACCCACTCGCTGTGCTGCCCCTCAGACGTTGTTGAAGGAAGGAGACTTGATGAAGCAGACCAGTTCCTTCCAGCGTTGGAAGAGAAGATATTTCAAACTGAGGGGAAGAACGCTTTACTACGCCCAGAACGCCAAGGTGAGCGAGAGCAAGTCGGCTGGCCTCCCGAGCATTTGCCGTCgggtcctccctccctccgtcacgtcacgtcacgtacGCCGTCCGGCCTTTCGCAGTCCATCATCTTTGACGAAGTGGACTTGACGGACGCCAGCGTGGCCGAATCCAGCATCAAGAacgtcaacaacagcttcacGGCGAGTCCTGCGGCAAACGTGGCCTTTGAACGAGCTAGGCCGCAGGCTGGCATCCGCTGATCTCACTGCTCGTGCGTGCAGGTGATCACCCCCTGCCGGCGTTTGATCCTGTGTGCAGACAACCGGAAGGAGATGGAGGAGTGGATCTCGGCTTTGCGCAGCGTCCAGAACCGGCAAAACTATGAGGTCAGCTCAGCACGCCTCCCTCTGTCTCCCTTGCCAAAGAACAATTGCTTGACTGACCGCGCGCGAGTGCTCGTCATCCATCCGCTTGTTAGTATTAGCGTGCGTCCTGACCGAGCTCTGTGCCCGAGTTCTGATCGGATCCCTCACAATCAATCATGGGGAAAGACTCTGCCTTTCTGCCATTCTTTCCATTTTGCTAAGTTGCTAGAAAATGTGCCGTCCGCCCTCTCCCCGCTGTCAGAGGTGAGCAGCCCAATCCGTCCCATGCATTTGCCATGCGCGTGTGTTTCAGTCCACCCAGTACAGCATGGAGCACTTCAGCGGAATGCACAACTGGTACGCCTGCTCGCACGCCCGGCCCACCTACTGCAACGTGTGCCGAGAAGCTTTGTCGGGAGTCACCTCGCACGGACTCTCCTGTGAAGGTAGCCGAAATCTCAGGACGAGGACACCGTTGTCCTTTTCTTCTCTCTAAGATTAGGGACGGAAGCTAGCAGCTCACATCCGTCCGTCCAAgcggggccgccgccgccgccgctcttcGCATATGTGCGCCCCTCACTCGCGTGTCCCAACATTTAGCGAGCCGACCTGTGTCACGCTGTTGTCTTCTTCCTGCTGACCGCGTGCGTGCCTGCGACTGCAGTCTGTAGATTTAAGGCTCATAAGCGTTGCGCGGTCCGAGCCACTAACAACTGCAAGTGGACAACGCTGGCATCCATCGGGAGGGACATCTTGGAGGACGAGGACGGGGTAAGgcttccgccgccgccgccgccacgccgCCCATCCAAACCGTCCCGCGTGACCGTGTGGGCGGGCCAGGTGTGGATGCCCCACCAGTGGCTGGAGGGGAACCTGCCCGTGTCAGCCAAGTGCAGCGCCTGCGACAAGACCTGCGGCAGCGTCCTCCGCCTGCAAGACTGGCGATGTCTTTGGTGCAAGGCTATGGTAAGGcgagcggccgccgccgccgacgtgGGCCCGCTGCTAACGGGCTGGCTCTTGCGCAGGTGCACTCGGGCTGCCGGGAGCATCTGTCCATCAAGTGTCCGCTGGGCCAGTGCAAAGTGTCTGTCATCCCCCCCACGGCGCTCAACAGCATCGACTCTGACGGTGAGAGGGACCGCTCGCTCTGCGTCGCATGGCAAAGGTCGactccttttttttccacacgcAAAGCACTCCCAAGAAGCCGTCGTCGTTTGGTTTTCTTAGGTAGCCCGATGTCTCGACAAGAAATGATGTCGTGAAGCCAAAAGGCTCATGCTTGGCCAATAGAAAGATGGGCGTTATTTCTTTTCCCGCGGCGTGATCAAACGAAAGACGCCTCTGGGTGCAAAAATCAAGTTGATCCGGGTTTTGAGCGATGACTGGCTCAGGCATCGAACTTTAGCGGGTGGCCCCCGCTCTTCGGCGAGCGTGCCGTCGCCGGCCAGCCAGGCGCATCTTCACCGTGTGCTGTTGTCCCGCTCGGCCGCAGGCTTCTGGAAAGCATCGTGTCCTCCGACCTGCACCAGTCCGCTCCTGGTCTTTGTTAACTCCAAGAGCGGAGACAACCAGGGCGTCAAGTTCCTGCGACGCTTCAAGCAGCTGCTCAACCCCGCGCAGGTTTTCGATCTGATGAACGGTGGACCTCACTTGGGGTGAGGCGCCGACCCGGGCCGAGCTGGGCCTCGCCGGTGCCTGGCTAACGCCCCGCCGCTTCCGGCCAGGCTGCGTCTCTTCCAGAAGTTCGACACCTTCAGGATCCTGGTGTGCGGAGGCGACGGCAGCGTGGGTTGGGTTCTGTCCGAGATCGACGCGCTCACGTTGCACAAACAGGTGAGTCCGTCGCACGGGCGCGTCCTCGCCGCTCGTGTCctcatgccgccgccgccgtgcccTAGTGCCAGCTGGGGGTTCTGCCCCTGGGAACCGGCAACGACCTGGCCCGCGTTCTGGGCTGGGGCTCCGCCTGCGACGACGACGCTCAACTGCCTCAAATCCTGGAAAAACTGGAGAGGGCCAGCACCAAGATGCTGGACAGGTGATGAAGGCAGCGCGGCGTGGAGCGGAGGACCGGATCTCGTCTGACTTTGCTCGCCCGATTGCGCTCGCAGGTGGAGCGTCATGGTGTACGAGAGCAAGTTCCCACGGCAAGGCTCTACTTCTGAGGCTGAGGACTGCGCTGACGACTTGGAGGTGACGTGACGCGCCGCACGCGCGCGGCACTTTTTGCTAGCGATGTGACAGAAGACTTTGGGTGAGTCCAGGTGCAGCAGATTCTGACTTACGAGGACTCCGTAGCCGTTCACCTCTCCAAGATTCTGACGTCGGACCAGCACTCGGTTGTCATTTCCTCTGCCAAGTAGGCTGCCGCCGACTTGCTGCATGCTTTGGGCTTtggcctcgctcgctcgctcgctcttgacATGCGCACGCGCAGGGTTCTGTGCGAGACGGTGAAGGACTTTGTGGCGCGTGTGGGCAAGGCCTACGAGAAGAACACAGAGCTCTCACAGGAGTCTGACGTCATGGCCAAGAAGGTAGAGCTGTCGGCCGTTTCCCGCGGGACGGCCTCGACTCGACTCGTTGCTGTGCCTTTGCAGTGCGGGCTCCTGAAGGAGAAGTTGGACCTCCTCCTGCGGACTCTGACCCAGGAGTCCGAGGCGTCCCGTCGGGCcgcctctcctcttcctccggaAGATGGGGGCCCCTTGGCTTTGGTGTTGCCCTTCCTCTGCGCGCCTCCTGGCCCCTCCCCTGACTCCGCCCCCTGCCCCGCCTTTAAGCCTCGTGAGCAGCTGATGCTTCGGGCCAACAGCCTGAAGAAGGTCATCCGGCAGATCATCGAGCACGCCGAGAAAGGTCAGCTCGGCACCACCCGGACacaaccccggccgggtcataccaaagactataaaaatgggacccatttcctccctgcttggcactcagcattaaggcttggaattggggggttagaacaccaactgattcccgagcgcggcacccagcgcgcccctctcccccaggggatggatcaaaatcacatggggatgggttcaatgcagaggacaaatttcaccacacccagatgtgtgtgtgaagatcattgggactttaacttttaacttggCTTGAGTTGGCTTCCTTCTTCTTCATCTGCACACAAAACCTTTTTGCATTTTTCCAGCTGTGGACGAGCAGAACGCGCAGACGGCGTCCATCTTCTCGGCACCCGCGGCGCAGGTGGACGGCGGCCCGGCCAAGGACCGAGAGGACAGGGTAGACCGAGAGGACGACGACAACAAGGGGGCGGAGGATGACGCCAAACGGCGGGCGGGTGCGTTTGCCGCCTTGCCCGACGTCTTGGGATATGCCTGTCTGCCGCTCCTCCGCATAGCAACCCTCGCAAAGCGTGCTCGCCGCATTTGGCTGCATAATAGAGACGCTCCTGCGAGCAGTTACTTTTCTTTCACTACCTCGTCACTTGACAATCAAGTGACCAATCTAGTGGCTGTGCGCGCAGCCAGCAAGACGCCGCCGTTGGAGCGGCTGACGAGAA
This genomic window from Syngnathus typhle isolate RoL2023-S1 ecotype Sweden linkage group LG6, RoL_Styp_1.0, whole genome shotgun sequence contains:
- the lipt2 gene encoding putative lipoyltransferase 2, mitochondrial isoform X1 is translated as MFQLTYREALPLFVKLIKTAMRTQGPRPLVEVVRLGLLPYREALGVQEAYIKRCQAGAGAFHALLLCQNPPVYTTGIRHKGRPPAELERLCLLGAEVHNTNRGGLITFHGPGQLVCYPVLHLGAFKKSVRWYVSRLEQTAILACASLGVEASVAPHTGVWVGDNKICAIGIRCSRYVTSHGLALNCDTDLTWFGHIVPCGLEGKGVTSLSAELRRRLTVEEAVPHVLRAFARNFGCQLLDDGRAALGG
- the lipt2 gene encoding putative lipoyltransferase 2, mitochondrial isoform X2 produces the protein MRTQGPRPLVEVVRLGLLPYREALGVQEAYIKRCQAGAGAFHALLLCQNPPVYTTGIRHKGRPPAELERLCLLGAEVHNTNRGGLITFHGPGQLVCYPVLHLGAFKKSVRWYVSRLEQTAILACASLGVEASVAPHTGVWVGDNKICAIGIRCSRYVTSHGLALNCDTDLTWFGHIVPCGLEGKGVTSLSAELRRRLTVEEAVPHVLRAFARNFGCQLLDDGRAALGG
- the LOC133156141 gene encoding diacylglycerol kinase delta-like isoform X1; protein product: MAVAATDIFGARYPDESSDSEPEQEPGTPQKLIRKVSTSGQIRSKTLLKEGDLMKQTSSFQRWKRRYFKLRGRTLYYAQNAKSIIFDEVDLTDASVAESSIKNVNNSFTVITPCRRLILCADNRKEMEEWISALRSVQNRQNYESTQYSMEHFSGMHNWYACSHARPTYCNVCREALSGVTSHGLSCEVCRFKAHKRCAVRATNNCKWTTLASIGRDILEDEDGVWMPHQWLEGNLPVSAKCSACDKTCGSVLRLQDWRCLWCKAMVHSGCREHLSIKCPLGQCKVSVIPPTALNSIDSDGFWKASCPPTCTSPLLVFVNSKSGDNQGVKFLRRFKQLLNPAQVFDLMNGGPHLGLRLFQKFDTFRILVCGGDGSVGWVLSEIDALTLHKQCQLGVLPLGTGNDLARVLGWGSACDDDAQLPQILEKLERASTKMLDRWSVMVYESKFPRQGSTSEAEDCADDLEVQQILTYEDSVAVHLSKILTSDQHSVVISSAKVLCETVKDFVARVGKAYEKNTELSQESDVMAKKCGLLKEKLDLLLRTLTQESEASRRAASPLPPEDGGPLALVLPFLCAPPGPSPDSAPCPAFKPREQLMLRANSLKKVIRQIIEHAEKAVDEQNAQTASIFSAPAAQVDGGPAKDREDRVDREDDDNKGAEDDAKRRAVTNLVAVRAASKTPPLERLTRKGSLSLGGSTSLPPHAPSRDNVPMLNTKIFYPGLQAGASSSLSDGSLISRLLLNAESLASCDPDNVDRYTEKCVMNNYFGIGLDAKISLDFNNKRDEHPEKCRSRTKNMMWYGVLGTKELLHRTYKNLEQRVLLECDGRAIPLPSLQGIAVLNIPSYAGGTNFWGGTKEDDTFTAPSFDDKILEVVAVFGSMQMAVSRVINLQHHRIAQCRTVKIAILGDEGVPVQVDGEAWIQPPGYIKILHKNRSQTLTRDRAFESTLKSWQDKQKCEFPRDPAAPTPLGNHPEILTEEEAALLRDLAQEVGVLIGSICQLAQSHRSLEQELAHAVNASSKSMDRVYTQTGALRAASCSAVLAMVKDVKALLSETELLLAGQISMALDVAQQELLNSALSRVRQRLGGLAAVPWLNLDPPERQDPLAKPSRGAKFRLVPKFKKDKNNKVKETCSSLTLPVHQWGTEEVGAWLDFLCLPEYKDIFGRHDVQGGELLHLERRDLKDLGVSKVGHVKRILQGIRELSRNSSASEA
- the LOC133156141 gene encoding diacylglycerol kinase delta-like isoform X2, which produces MSPPSTAWSTSAECTTGTPARTPGPPTATCAEKLCRESPRTDSPVKRADLCHAVVFFLLTACVPATAVCRFKAHKRCAVRATNNCKWTTLASIGRDILEDEDGVWMPHQWLEGNLPVSAKCSACDKTCGSVLRLQDWRCLWCKAMVHSGCREHLSIKCPLGQCKVSVIPPTALNSIDSDGFWKASCPPTCTSPLLVFVNSKSGDNQGVKFLRRFKQLLNPAQVFDLMNGGPHLGLRLFQKFDTFRILVCGGDGSVGWVLSEIDALTLHKQCQLGVLPLGTGNDLARVLGWGSACDDDAQLPQILEKLERASTKMLDRWSVMVYESKFPRQGSTSEAEDCADDLEVQQILTYEDSVAVHLSKILTSDQHSVVISSAKVLCETVKDFVARVGKAYEKNTELSQESDVMAKKCGLLKEKLDLLLRTLTQESEASRRAASPLPPEDGGPLALVLPFLCAPPGPSPDSAPCPAFKPREQLMLRANSLKKVIRQIIEHAEKAVDEQNAQTASIFSAPAAQVDGGPAKDREDRVDREDDDNKGAEDDAKRRAVTNLVAVRAASKTPPLERLTRKGSLSLGGSTSLPPHAPSRDNVPMLNTKIFYPGLQAGASSSLSDGSLISRLLLNAESLASCDPDNVDRYTEKCVMNNYFGIGLDAKISLDFNNKRDEHPEKCRSRTKNMMWYGVLGTKELLHRTYKNLEQRVLLECDGRAIPLPSLQGIAVLNIPSYAGGTNFWGGTKEDDTFTAPSFDDKILEVVAVFGSMQMAVSRVINLQHHRIAQCRTVKIAILGDEGVPVQVDGEAWIQPPGYIKILHKNRSQTLTRDRAFESTLKSWQDKQKCEFPRDPAAPTPLGNHPEILTEEEAALLRDLAQEVGVLIGSICQLAQSHRSLEQELAHAVNASSKSMDRVYTQTGALRAASCSAVLAMVKDVKALLSETELLLAGQISMALDVAQQELLNSALSRVRQRLGGLAAVPWLNLDPPERQDPLAKPSRGAKFRLVPKFKKDKNNKVKETCSSLTLPVHQWGTEEVGAWLDFLCLPEYKDIFGRHDVQGGELLHLERRDLKDLGVSKVGHVKRILQGIRELSRNSSASEA